GACCGAGATTAAAAGGATCGCTGTGTTCGTTAAACCCAGGATCATAATTAGAGTAAGTGGGACAATTTTAGTTTCCAATAAAAGTAAAACAATACGGGTTAAAGTGCTCTCTCCAGTGGAAGAACCTATTCCTGGGGCCAAGGTAATTTTCCAAGTTGGAAATGTAAGTAAAAGTAACGTGACAAATGAAAGGGGAGTAGCTGAATTCACAATTTCATTTAAGAAGCCCGGGAAGTATCCGGCCAATCTTCTCATTATAATGCAGAACGGATTCGTATCTTACCCCTTCTACATAAGAGTCCTTAGATTTCCGCTTTATATTTACGCTTTACTAGTATTGACAATTCTCCTCGGCACATATTTCGGAATTAAGGGCTTAAAATTACTGATGGCTGTGGATATTAATCTCGATAGGGATCCTCCAGTTTATACATCCCAGGATGAGATTAGAATTATTTTAAGTAAGCCTGCTAGTCTGTTTATAAATGGGAAGTTCGTTGGAAAGGGAAGAGAATTTAGGGTTAAGCTCTCACCGGGAGTTTATAGGGTTCAAACGATGAAATGGGGGATAAAAGGTTCTGAAAAGAAAATTCTCGTTGTAGATAGTTTAAATGATGCCGTGGTGAAGATATTCCTCGAAAAATATGATGGAGCTCCAGGAAAGACCGTTCGGGAAATTCTTGGAAAGAGCGTTCTAACGGAAATTTTTGAGAAGGCTAGGTATGGGAATGTAAGTTTATCTTTTAACGATTTTAAGACCTTCATAAAACTCGTGGGAGGTAAGCGCACAAATGCAGGCAAAACTAAGGAATAAAATAATCTCCGTAGCATTTTACCTAATCTCAATTGTTCTAGTTAAGTACATCCTCGTAAACGTTCCATGGCTAGATGTAATATCTGACAGTATCATTGCCCTACTGGTATTTCTAGCCTTCGGGGAAATAATTTCGCTCATTAAAATGGAGTTTAAATATCTTGCAATCTCTCTGGCAGTATTCTTTTTCCTTTATTACTTCCCCTATGACTTTTCTAGGATCGATGTAGGAATCATAGGAGCAGGCTTAACTTTGTTTTTGAGCTCCTATAAATTTGGTGAGCCCTTAATTCAGGTAGTTCAAGGTGTTGGGATTATTATGGTGTTCCTGGCCCTCTCAAATCTGGTATATCCACTTTCCCCCATCTTCAAGTACCTTGCGATATTCTCGGGGTTAGGCTATGGATTTGCAAGCCTTGAGGGATTTAGAATTTTACATGGTAGGTATTTCACAGAGAACTTGAAGGGGATGATCATCATTGGAGGTTTACTGGGAATCATAAAAGTTAATCCATTTAAAGGGTACCTAGGTTTTGCGATAAACTCAATCTCACTGCTTTTAATCCTGGGAATTACTGGCTTAATTGTAACTTCCATTCCATCTAAGAAAGCTAAAGAGGAAGTTATTGTTGGGAGGTTGAAACATGAAGTTCGACTTAATGTATCGGTGGATGAAATATACAGGGAAGCAAAATTGGCCCTTGACGACTTTATCCTCCATGGAAAGAAAGAGAAGATCGTTGCATTCCTAACTTACTACGGGATAAAGTCCGGTTTAAGCTTAAATAAGATCGAGGAAATTATAGCCCCCATAGTTAATTATGAAGGAAGGAAGTATTCAGTTTTATCTCCATCCTGGTTCATTAGACTCATGGAAAAGAAAGAAATTGAAAGGCGAAAGAAAATAGTTGAGGAAGTTTTTAGGAGGATGAATGGATGAGAGGGGAAGTTAAAAAGATAATTGAGGCTATCGGAGATATATTCATTGGGCATGAGGATGTTATAAGGAAGGTTTTGGCGGTTGCCCTGGTTAATGGGAATATCCTCTTTGAAGACTATCCTGGACTGGGAAAGACCTTATTGGCTAAGGCCTTCGCTAAGATCCTGGGATTAAAATTCAAGAGAATTCAGTTTACCCCAGACCTTTTACCCGCGGATATTATAGGGACAAAGGTCTGGAAACCGGAAAAAGGAGCATTCGAGGTTGTAAAGGGGCCGATATTTACGAACATACTCTTAGCTGATGAGATAAACAGGGCTCCTCCAAAGACTCAGTCTGCTTTACTTGAGGCCATGGAGGAAAGGCAGGTCACAATAGAGGGAGAAACATTTAAGCTTGAGAGGCCTTTCTTTATAATAGCAACTCAAAATCCTCTGGAACTTGAGGGGACGTACCCCTTACCAGAGGCCCAGCTCGATAGGTTCTTGGTAAGGCTTAACATTGGCTATCCGAGGAATGAAGAGGATGAGCTTGAGATTCTAAAGGCAAGGCTTAGATGGGGAAAAGATGACCCGACGAGTGATATATCCCCAATAATATCTAGAGAGGACTTCATTAGGATGCAGGAGGAGGTTGAGAGGGGTGTTATTATTCATGATGACATCTTGAGGTATATAGTCAGGCTTGTTAGAAGGATAAGGGAGGATGAAAGGATTGAGGCCGGCCCTAGCCCGAGGGGAGGACTCGCCCTAATGAAGTTAGCAAAGGCTAATGCATTTATCGAAGGAAGAAGTTATGTTATCCCTGATGATGTAAAATACTTTGCAGTGGAAGCCCTTGCTCATAGAATAGTCCTAAAACCAGAGTACTCGCTGGAAAGAGGAATAGCGGAGGAAATCATAAGGGAAGTCCTTGAAGAAGTTCCCGTACCTAAGGATATAAGGTATTGAGGGATGGAGGATATGAAGGGTGCTAGTTTTTTCGTGACCCTGTTCCTTTGGTTCATCGTGATGTCCCTCATATTTGGAGTTCCAGGCAAGCTAGCTGTCTTTCCCCTTCTCCTTCTAATCATGGGGCTATTGTTTGATGCCCCTGGTGATTTTGAGGTTGAGAGGGAAATTGAAAAAGCCCAAACCTTCGTAGGAAATGAAATAGAGGTCTTAGTGAGAGTGAGGGTGGGTAGAGGGATAGGATTGGTGATGGTGAGGGAAAACATTCCAAAGGCTTTTATGACAAGTTCTGGCAGTAACGTTGGTTACTTCTTTACGTACCCAGGAAGGAGAAGTTTTCAGCTTTCTTACAAGCTTCTCCCCTTAAAAAGAGGTGTTTATGAGATTCCGAAGACGGAAATAATATCACTCCACTTTCTAAGGATCCATCCAATGAAGTGGGGCCTTTACGGAGGAGTCAATGAAATTGTAGTTCTTCCCAAGATTGGCATTACTAGGTGGGTAAGATCCTGGAGGGCTCTTGAAAGTCAACGCTCGCAGATTTCTAAATCATTAAGTGGGGTTACTACGTTAGAGTTTAAGGAGATACGGGAGTACAAGCCCGGGGATCCTTTTAAGGTAATAAACTGGAAGGCTACCGCGAGAACCGGGAAGTTGTTGGTAAACGAATATGAGAAGGAAGGGCAGGATACGATAATACTATTCCTGGATGCAAGAATGGGGGAGGAAGTGGGCTCTATAGTGGAGAATCCACTTGAGTATGGAATAGAACTCGCTTACGCCCTTTCGATATACCTCCTGGGAAGGGGAAGCAATGTTGGTCTCTACATAATTGGCCAAGGTAAGATGGTAACTCCCTCATCCTCCCTTTCCCATAGGGATACGATACTCAAGGCCCTCATCGCCTCAGAGTATAGAAAGGAAGAGACATTTGAAGAAGCTTTCAAGAAATCGGCAATACTCCTGAGGAAATTTAATCCCAAGGTAGTGATAATAACTAATGTAATCCCTGAGGTAGTGGAAGAAATCAAGAAAATTGGTAAGAACAGAAATACCCTAATAGTAGATGTTTCCGTCTACTGCAAGCTTTCAGAAGACATCTGTCCCCTTATTAACCTAAAAAAGTTAGCCCTCTATCGAAAGTTAGGAGCTAGAGTTATTCCCTGGGATGTCTCTAAATATAGCACTATGGAAATAATTGGAAAGATCGTGGGGGTTCTGTAATGATAAAGATCCTGAGGGGCCTTATAGTTACATTAGTTACATATGGGATGCTAAAGTTTACGTTCTCCATAACCCCATTATTGGATCTTGTTAAGCTTGGCTTAATTATCTTAAAGATAAAAATGCCTCCAGAAACGTTTATATTTCTAATATTTGCCATGATAGGAATAAACTTTCTTCTTTCTGATTCTTCACTTGTTGCAATCTCCTCAGTTCCGTTTATCCTCTACTTCCTCGTTTGGATATTCCAGAATTCTAATATCTTTGGAGACTTGAGCATCCTATTTACGAGTATATTCAGTGGTAAGGTTTCAGATCTCAGTATCTTGGCACTTCTACTTCTTTTGGCTTTCTCTTTTGTCGTTGATACGTACTCACGTTATGTTAAGATAGGTGTTGATTGGAGGGAGCTAAATTTGGGCATCCTATTTTCCTCCTTTGTAATACTAATTTCCTTTTTTGCCTCCCTTTTAATGATCCGTTTAAAAGAATTTCATGAAGGTTCAATATTCTTAGGGGTTCTCTTACTCTTGCTCTTATCATTTACCTTCTCAATGCTTGAAGAAGAGGAGGAAAAGGAAACCTCTACAATTATAAGGGTTATAACAAAGGAGAGAAGTGAAGTTAGGGTCAAGGAGGATATCGTGGAGATAATACCGGAAGGGGGAGATGAAGATTTGAAGATAATTGAGATCAAAGGTAAACCTAGGGAAGTGTACATCCTGGAAGGGGATAAGAGAATTAAGGTTCCCAAGGTACTAGAAGTCCTTGACTCTGGAAAAAGGGTTGTATTGTACTCGAATGAAGAAAGAATAGAGGTATAAGGAGGTGAGTTGCGATGAAGAACTTGTCCTTGTTAATTTTTATCTTCCTAATTGCTTTGACACCAGCAGTTTCAGCATGGAACGGTCAACTGTGTAGTGATGTGAAGTACCAGAAGAGCATAGAAGCTATCATAGCTGAGAATTCGACGGTATATGCATCATGCTCCTACAGGATGGTGGCCAACTCAACGGGAGGTTTGATTGGAATTTATTACCTAGGAACTACAGGGGCCTTTACAAAAAATGGTACAAAACTCTGGGAAATAGACTCCGGATTCGTAACTAAGCTTTCCCTTTGGAATGACAAACTTCTGATAGGGAGTATGGGAGGCCTACTAGAGGTAGACAAGAATGGAAGCTATATATCCAGGTATCTAACAAGGTACAAGTTATATGACTTCGACCTTAAAGGAAACTACGCGTATTTAGCCTCCGGTGATGTCTTCACGGGAAGTGAAATGAAGGGTAGTGTAGTTAAGGTTTACCTCCCAAATATGAGTAAAGTTTGGTCCGTTAACTTAACCCAAATGCCGGGAAGAATTAGGGTTGGGAACGGAATAGTATACGTAGGTACAGGCTACCCTTCAGGCTACGTTGGTAAGCTTAAATTCGGTGAGTTAATTGGAATATCTAAGGATGGTAAGATCCTTTGGAAGGTAAACCTGGGAGAATGGGTTAGGGATCTAGAGGTATGGGAGAATAATGCCGTCGTTGGTACCGGTTATAATAGCACGGGTAATCTTCTGGTGATAAATCCTAAAGGTAAAGTCCTGCTTAACATGTCCATGTTTTACGTGGAAGATATATTAATAAATGGAAACATTGCTTACATCTCTGGTTTAAAAAAGGTAACCGCTGTAGACTTAAGAAATGGAAAAAAACTCTGGGAGACTAATTTTCCCTATAGAATAAAAGTTCTTAAGCTTTACAAAGGGAAACTACTAGCAGGGGGAGGAAAATTCGTTGAAAAGAACGGCACGATATACAGCGTTGGTGACCTTTACGTTATTAACCCCAGGAATGGAAAGATCATCAATAGGATCTCAACGGGATACGTGAGGAGCTTAGCAACTGGAGATGATATGATATTCGTAGGAACTGGGAGTAACATATTAATGGCCTTAAATGAAGATAATGTAATTCCGAAAAAGGTATGTGGTCCGGGATTTTTACTGCTCTTGCTCCTCTTGGGTAAGAAAATTAAGAAGCTCTAAAAATTCCCTAACCCTGGTCTTTATTTCTGGATTTTCAACTTTTTTCCAATCTTTAACTGGAATTATCTTCTTCTCTGTAATTAAGGCTAATTCATAACCGTTATCAACTTTCTTGATAACCTTTAATGTTCCATATTGTCTTTCATACTCTATGAATGCTCCATTCAATAGGGTGGAGTATAAGGTTGCGAGAAAGTTAAGTAGTGTCTCCTTGCTATAGGCTAGAGGATTATCTCCTATAGTTATTAGAATCCTTATGTTAGTAAGCTCTATTTCGATTCCCTTCCTAGGAGGATCGAAGAAGTCCAAGATCTTACCCTCTATCTTTCTTATATCCCTTATGTTAATCGAGATCTCTCCCATGGGCTTAATTTGGAAGACTAAAGTGTTTCTGTCTATTTTAAATTTTGCCATTTTAAATTTTGGAAACTTTGGGGGATCTAGAGGGGAGTACGTTGCGACTTCAAGTAGCATCGGGAAATTGTATAAGGGAGAGAATATATAAGGTTGATGATCCATTATATACCCATGTTTGGAAAAATTAAGTTGACCAATTTGGAAATTAAGATGGGTAACGAGCTCATCTCAATAAAAGAGGAGGGAGATTACTTCTTATATCTTAGACGAGATGTCGAGAGGGTTATCGTTGGTGATTACCTTCAGATTCTTCCAGCCCCGGCCAGGGGATATGGAGTTAAATTAATGATGGTAAAGTTGAAGAGACCAATAGCTCTTGCCCCTGGAAAGAGCATTGAAGGGTTCATTCAGGTACCAGTCGAAGTCAGCGTTAAAGTTGGAGACTCCGAAATAGATCGTTTTGGTATTGGAAGGGAAAAATACGCGCTTTATGGAACCCTTGAGAACGGGGTAATAGTCAGGTATTGCACGGGCTACATAGGTAACGAACCAAATGGCCTTGGCAACTTAAAAGTGAAAATCGTTAATAAGGGAGAAGATTGGGGCTTTATCGACAGGATAGTCTTTCCAATGTTGGATCTTATGTACTATTCGAAGGATAAAGCCTTTTATCCATTGATAAGGGTTGAAATTCAGGAAGATATAAACGTTATAAATACCGGAGAAGCTCCGCTTCCAAACTTAGTGTCTACTGGAGAAGAAAAGAGCTTAAGATTTAGGATGAGGTGGTGACTATGCAATTTACAACACAGGAAATCTTAAAGGCCATTGCAACCCTAATAGGAGGTATCGTGATAGCTGGTCTCGTGAGAGTTTGGATACTCAAGCTCTCGAGAAGTACCAAGTATGTGTGGGTTTTTAACGAGGATACCGCAAAGCTGTTCTGGAGATTCATCGTTATAGTTTCCATACTAGCCGCTCTTGACACCTTGGGAATTTTAGAATTCACGATATATGGGGCAAAGGTAAGTTCCTTAATAGCTGGGATTTTGCTATTCTACATATCTTATTTACTGGGTAAAAAAGTTCAGAATTATTGGGTAGTAAAGGGAGGGGCCGAAGCTCAAATTAAGGCTAAGCTGTTCTATTACACATTGATAACTCTAGCTTTTTTCTTGGCATTGAACGTTGCTGGATTTACTGGTAAATTAACAACGATAGTTGCCGCTGCAGGTATTACAGGTATTGTTCTAGGTTTTTCCGCCCAAACCGTTATCTCAAATCTGATCTCGGGAATATTTATGTACTTTGACAAACCTTTGGAGATAGGGGATCCCATCGAGGTAGCTGGATACTCGGGAGTCGTGCATGACATAAGGATATTCTCGACTAGGATAAGGACCTGGGATGGCCTCCTTGTAAGGATACCTAATGAGAAGCTCTTTAATAGCGAGATAAAGAACCTCGCTAAATATCCAGCTAGAAGGGTGGATGTCGTCGTTGGTATATCATACAAGGATGACGTTGACAAGGCCGTTGAGATTATAAGGAAGACGTTGGATGAGATTCCATACGTACTAGCGGAACCTGAGCCTACTATCTTCGTTGAAGAACTTGGCGATAGTAGCGTTAACCTTGCGATTAGGGCCTGGGCCCCCAGCGAAAAGTGGTTTGATGTTAGAATTGAAATTCTAAAGAAGGTTAAGAAAGCTCTTGATGAAGCAGGGATTGAGATACCATTCCCACAGCATGTTAATTGGTTTGCCGAAGAACTTAAAGTTAAAATTGAATGATTCTATATTTTATTATATTTCAACTTTATTGTAGTAATGTTTATAAGGATTGATTTTGTTACTTTACATGATAATTATTTGAGGTGCTCTACTATGAAGAAAAGAGTTGCATATATAATATTGGCATTGCTTATCTTATTCAGTTTAAAAATTGGGGCAAGTAACTTCATCGATGTTGCAAAGTCAAAGGGAAACATACTTTCGAGTGGAGAGTTTAATATAAAGATAAGCAAAGATGGACAGAGGTTCTATGATGATACAAAGGTTTTTGAGCTCAAGGAATTAGTCCCAGGGGATGTTAAAGAGTTCAACATGTACGTTAAGAACTATGGTAACGTTCCGGTATCGAACATCTCAATATTTATCTTTGTCAGGGATTATGAGGAAGATCTATCTCCAGCCGAAGAACCCTATGATCTAACTCCGGAAGAGGGAGAACTCAGTAAATGTCTCTACGTCGATGGGATCTACGTGAATGGGACTAACGTTCTTTCAAAAAGTATGAGACTTTCGGAGTTAGCTGGAAAGGAAATAAAGCTCTTTTCAGGAAAGCTTAAGGAGAAGGAGATTATTCCAGTGAAGTTCGTGGTTAGATTCTCCAAGGATGCGGGAAACGAGTGCATGACTGACAGAACAGAGGTTCTTATAAAGGTTGTTGCAACACAATAACCTTTATATTCTTATTCTTTTTCTAAACCCTGATGTTCTACTATGTTGAAATCCTGGGAACCCTACCTGAGATGGGAAAAGCAGAAGTTGAAGCCCTGGCAGAATTGGGAGTTGGTAATGTTGAGAAGGTTGATTACTTGTTAGTATCGGGATCGGTAAAACATATAGGAGTATTTGAGAGATTGGGGCTAGCCCACGAATATGGCCTCTTACTCTATGAGGGGGATGATATCAAAGATATTCTCGACTTTGCAAAGGGTTTGGAGTGGAGGAACATCATTAATGGAACTTTTGCAGTTAGGAGGGAAAGGATGAGGAATTGTATGCATGAAGTTAATGATCTAGATAAGAAAATAGGGGGTATAATACACTCACAGGGATTAAGGGTTAACCTGTCAAGGCCGGATACAGTAGTTAGGGTTTACTGTGGGAATAAAATTTGGTTAGGGATCAGGATTAGAGAATTTAAGGGGAAGGAGTTTGAGGATAGAAAGGCGGATAGAAGACCATTTTCCAGGCCAATA
This Pyrococcus horikoshii OT3 DNA region includes the following protein-coding sequences:
- a CDS encoding PQQ-binding-like beta-propeller repeat protein; this translates as MKNLSLLIFIFLIALTPAVSAWNGQLCSDVKYQKSIEAIIAENSTVYASCSYRMVANSTGGLIGIYYLGTTGAFTKNGTKLWEIDSGFVTKLSLWNDKLLIGSMGGLLEVDKNGSYISRYLTRYKLYDFDLKGNYAYLASGDVFTGSEMKGSVVKVYLPNMSKVWSVNLTQMPGRIRVGNGIVYVGTGYPSGYVGKLKFGELIGISKDGKILWKVNLGEWVRDLEVWENNAVVGTGYNSTGNLLVINPKGKVLLNMSMFYVEDILINGNIAYISGLKKVTAVDLRNGKKLWETNFPYRIKVLKLYKGKLLAGGGKFVEKNGTIYSVGDLYVINPRNGKIINRISTGYVRSLATGDDMIFVGTGSNILMALNEDNVIPKKVCGPGFLLLLLLLGKKIKKL
- a CDS encoding DUF58 domain-containing protein — its product is MEDMKGASFFVTLFLWFIVMSLIFGVPGKLAVFPLLLLIMGLLFDAPGDFEVEREIEKAQTFVGNEIEVLVRVRVGRGIGLVMVRENIPKAFMTSSGSNVGYFFTYPGRRSFQLSYKLLPLKRGVYEIPKTEIISLHFLRIHPMKWGLYGGVNEIVVLPKIGITRWVRSWRALESQRSQISKSLSGVTTLEFKEIREYKPGDPFKVINWKATARTGKLLVNEYEKEGQDTIILFLDARMGEEVGSIVENPLEYGIELAYALSIYLLGRGSNVGLYIIGQGKMVTPSSSLSHRDTILKALIASEYRKEETFEEAFKKSAILLRKFNPKVVIITNVIPEVVEEIKKIGKNRNTLIVDVSVYCKLSEDICPLINLKKLALYRKLGARVIPWDVSKYSTMEIIGKIVGVL
- a CDS encoding DUF432 domain-containing protein, yielding MIHYIPMFGKIKLTNLEIKMGNELISIKEEGDYFLYLRRDVERVIVGDYLQILPAPARGYGVKLMMVKLKRPIALAPGKSIEGFIQVPVEVSVKVGDSEIDRFGIGREKYALYGTLENGVIVRYCTGYIGNEPNGLGNLKVKIVNKGEDWGFIDRIVFPMLDLMYYSKDKAFYPLIRVEIQEDINVINTGEAPLPNLVSTGEEKSLRFRMRW
- a CDS encoding AAA family ATPase, with amino-acid sequence MRGEVKKIIEAIGDIFIGHEDVIRKVLAVALVNGNILFEDYPGLGKTLLAKAFAKILGLKFKRIQFTPDLLPADIIGTKVWKPEKGAFEVVKGPIFTNILLADEINRAPPKTQSALLEAMEERQVTIEGETFKLERPFFIIATQNPLELEGTYPLPEAQLDRFLVRLNIGYPRNEEDELEILKARLRWGKDDPTSDISPIISREDFIRMQEEVERGVIIHDDILRYIVRLVRRIREDERIEAGPSPRGGLALMKLAKANAFIEGRSYVIPDDVKYFAVEALAHRIVLKPEYSLERGIAEEIIREVLEEVPVPKDIRY
- a CDS encoding mechanosensitive ion channel family protein, producing MQFTTQEILKAIATLIGGIVIAGLVRVWILKLSRSTKYVWVFNEDTAKLFWRFIVIVSILAALDTLGILEFTIYGAKVSSLIAGILLFYISYLLGKKVQNYWVVKGGAEAQIKAKLFYYTLITLAFFLALNVAGFTGKLTTIVAAAGITGIVLGFSAQTVISNLISGIFMYFDKPLEIGDPIEVAGYSGVVHDIRIFSTRIRTWDGLLVRIPNEKLFNSEIKNLAKYPARRVDVVVGISYKDDVDKAVEIIRKTLDEIPYVLAEPEPTIFVEELGDSSVNLAIRAWAPSEKWFDVRIEILKKVKKALDEAGIEIPFPQHVNWFAEELKVKIE